The Saccharomyces paradoxus chromosome XV, complete sequence DNA window ATTTCCAGATAATACAAATGCCAAGGATATCACAGTTTTATCGTTGCCACTACCCAGCACATTAGTGAAAAGGTCAAACTATCCATTCGAGAACTTACTGAAGAATTACCTTGGCTCTGATGAGAAGTATGTTGAGTTTACTAAGATCATCAAGGAGTATGacgttttcattttcagtGATTCGTTCAgcaaaatttcaagttGTTTGAAGACAACTTTTTGCCTCATTGagaagttcaaaaagttcatatgccatttttttccatctcCTTACTTGgaattctttcttttcgaaGGCTCTCTGAATGATAGTAAGGCTTCCTccatagaaaaaaataagaaaaactgCATCATGCCTAAATTGGATTTGAACTTAGACGCAAACTTAACTTCAAGATCAACTTTAAATTTGAGGATAAATATACCTCCACCTAATGattcaaataaaatctttttaCAGTCCCTGAAAAAGGACCTCATTCATTATTCACCAAATTCTTTgcagaaatttttccagtTCAACATACCTGCTGACTTAGCATCTAACGACACGATTTTACCGAACTGGCTAAAATTCTGCTccataaaagaaaatgaaaaggtgattttaaagaaactttttgacaattttgaaattttagaaAACTTTGAAATGCAAAGGTTGGAGAAATGTttaaaatttaagaaaatGTCTTCTTTACATCAAAAGCAGCAATCGCAACAGCAGAGGGTATCGCAATCTACGGATAATTCGAAATTATATTCTTTAACTAGTTTACAAAGACAATATAAAACCTCAGTGAAAGGCAAGGTACAGAACAATCAAAAGCTAAAGTTAACTATACCCAAAAACAACACATCCTCTTCGCCCTCACCTCTGTCCTCCGATGACACTATAATGACACCAATAAATGATTACGAACTTACAGAGGGAATTCAATCTTTTACCAAGAACAGATACTCTAATATCTTACCTTATGAACATTCGAGGGTTAAATTACCTCATTCTCCCAAACTACCTGCAGCTTCTGAAGCATCTACAGCGGAAACAAAAACCGATAGGCCGTATCCAGTATGTCCTTTAGACACAAAAAACCATTCCTGCAAAATTAACGACTACATCAACGCAAACTATTTGAAACTTTCACAGATTAATCCtgatttcaaatatatcGCCACTCAAGCCCCGCTTCCTTCGACTATGGATGATTTCTGGAAAGTTATCACTTTGAACCACgtcaaaataataatatcgTTGAATTCTGACGATGAACTGAATTTAAGAAAATGGGACATTTATTGGAATAATTCATCATATTCCAACCATACTATCAAGCTTCAAAATACCTGGGAGGACATTTGCAATATTAATGGTTGTGTTCTTAGAGTCTTTCAAGTCACAAAAATTGCTCCCAAAAATGATAGTATCAAGCAGGATTGTGGCTCCTCGCATACTGGCGACCTTATCTCCACTACTATGACTACATCAAAGCCGTTCATTGTTTATCAATTACAGTATAAGAATTGGTTGGACTCTTGTGGCGTAGATATCAACGACATCATTAAAGTACACaagatcaaaaattcaCTATTGTTCAATCCACAGAGTTTTATTGCAAGTCTCAAAAAGGACGTTTGCAAGCCTGACTTGGtagatgataaaaatagTGATTTACATCTCGATACGGCAAATTCATCACCACTATTAGTCCATTGTTCTGCAGGATGTGGAAGAACTGGTGTATTTGTTACATTGGATTTCCTACTAAGTATTCTTTCATCTACAACAAATCACTCAAACAAGATTGATGTTTGGAATATGACTCAGGACCTTATATTTATCATAGTGAATGAGTTAAGAAAGCAAAGGATTTCAATGGTACAGAATCTAACTCAATATATCGCTTGTTATGAGGCATTGCTAAATTATTTTGCATTGCAAAAGCAGATTAAAAATGAGTTTCCttgttgataaaattgTTCTTCTCCTATAATACAGACACTTTTTACGTTTTGATAAATTACCTAACCTCTCTCGTTGcattttatttcattatatagatacatcaaaaataaaaaataaatctaTAATCTACAATCTCTCCATAAAGACACACGAGGTTTCTACGTACTTGCAACTTCATATAATGTTTTATTCTCGGGATGTCTGCTGCATATCTATGTGACATATTTATAAAGTCTCTGAGATGAAAGTGTCTTAACTGGATAATTAAGTCCATCTGTGCGCTTCATTATCACCACTCCAACTTCGTTCAGTATATcctaattcttctttcacCCTTTTCACGGTGGCAGGATCCCCCATATTTTTACCCAAATTATCAGAAATTTTAATAGCATGGTTACCATTTGCTTCTAACAGTTTGATAACAATGTTTAATGGCTCACTTTTAACCTGAGGTTGAGACTTCTTATGGAAATCATTAGTAAAGTTTGTACCAATACCGAAGGTGGCTAACATTCCATTCTCTTTAGCTGCATGGGAGTAAGTTATTGCCTTTTCGACGTTTAATGAATCAGAATAACACACAATCTTCGAGAATTTAGGCAATTTCAATACGTCATGATAATGGTGCGCAATCTTTTTGGTGTATTCAACTGGATCTCCAGAATCTTGTCTAACACCAACATAAGCATCAGAATATGGTGGGCGGAATGCTTTTAAGAAGTCATCCGTGCCAAAAGTATCTGTTAATGCTAAACCAGCATTTTTTGCGCCAAAAGTATTAATCCAATAATCCATG harbors:
- the PTP2 gene encoding tyrosine protein phosphatase PTP2 (Nuclear phosphotyrosine-specific phosphatase involved in osmosensing~similar to YOR208W), with protein sequence MERIAQQYRSGKRDNNGNRMASSAISEKGHIQINQARTPGQMPVYRGETINLSNLPQNPIKPCKDLDDVNIRRNNSNRHSKILLVDVCAGPSTNSFPDNTNAKDITVLSLPLPSTLVKRSNYPFENLLKNYLGSDEKYVEFTKIIKEYDVFIFSDSFSKISSCLKTTFCLIEKFKKFICHFFPSPYLEFFLFEGSLNDSKASSIEKNKKNCIMPKLDLNLDANLTSRSTLNLRINIPPPNDSNKIFLQSLKKDLIHYSPNSLQKFFQFNIPADLASNDTILPNWLKFCSIKENEKVILKKLFDNFEILENFEMQRLEKCLKFKKMSSLHQKQQSQQQRVSQSTDNSKLYSLTSLQRQYKTSVKGKVQNNQKLKLTIPKNNTSSSPSPLSSDDTIMTPINDYELTEGIQSFTKNRYSNILPYEHSRVKLPHSPKLPAASEASTAETKTDRPYPVCPLDTKNHSCKINDYINANYLKLSQINPDFKYIATQAPLPSTMDDFWKVITLNHVKIIISLNSDDELNLRKWDIYWNNSSYSNHTIKLQNTWEDICNINGCVLRVFQVTKIAPKNDSIKQDCGSSHTGDLISTTMTTSKPFIVYQLQYKNWLDSCGVDINDIIKVHKIKNSLLFNPQSFIASLKKDVCKPDLVDDKNSDLHLDTANSSPLLVHCSAGCGRTGVFVTLDFLLSILSSTTNHSNKIDVWNMTQDLIFIIVNELRKQRISMVQNLTQYIACYEALLNYFALQKQIKNEFPC